DNA from Triticum aestivum cultivar Chinese Spring chromosome 7D, IWGSC CS RefSeq v2.1, whole genome shotgun sequence:
GTTCTTCTGAAGGATTGTGCCACATAGGCGGAGGCCGCAAAGCATTGCCCATTGCTTGTGTGCTTCGGCATGATATCGTCCTCGGCATGCTCATCAAGGTGGAAGTCATGAATGGATGTCCATAAGGCCACAAATTggtggatgtgctccaaagtaaAGTTGGCCGATATCTTGTCCTTGGAGACCCAAGCATCCTCGAAGAGAGCCTCCTTTATCTTCCAATTCTTTCTATTAGAAGCTTCGGGTATGAGAGGGGCAATCTTTTAGGCTTCCGGCCAGTGATCCAAGGTGCATCCCAAAAAGGCGCCTTGGCAACCTTCCCGATGGTGATTGAGGTGGAGGCATAGAAGAGGTTAAGGTCTTGCTTGTCACAAGGGTTATCCATGCCGACCCATAGATTTGATGACTCCTTCCACTCATACCACAACCATAATTTTCACCTCACTTGAGTTTGCTTAACTACCATGTTGTTATTACTAGCTAATTGCTCACGCGTTGCAACTGGGGCACACATACTCCAATGATTCAACACTAATCGTTTCCCGTATATACTTTAAACCCTCCATATTCTagattttggtaagatttgatttgagtatgggtaggGAAATACAATAAAAGTTTTGATTTAGGTGAGGTTATGGTAAGATTTGAATTTGATTTGGGTATAGGTAGGGAAAGACAAGGAAATTTTTGATCCAGTTGATGTTTTCATGAGATTTGCTtcgatttgattgagttaatgtaGGACATAGTTTTGACAAAATCTGATTGAGTTAATGTAGGACATGATTTTTAGTAggacaagaaaagaaaaaaaataccggTTTCGTTTAGATTATTCCAAACCAGGGGCACGGAGAGAAAAAAACAAGTAGAGGGATGTGGAAAAAACAACCAGGAGGGTCGAACGAACCGATCGGTTTTTAGCAAGAGGGGAGAAAAACTAGTGTGGAGGAGGTGGTGGGAGGTGAGGCGAACCTAGCAACTCCTCTTTTACAATAGATATTTTATATAGTAATCTCAATTAAAACCACGATAATAATTTCAAAACGAAGGGAGTAGTGTAAAACGAAACAAAGGCAAGTCAAACAAATACTctcttcgtcccaaaataagtgactcaactttgtactaacttattttgggacggagggagtaacaaaaaTAGACAAATTCTTTACTTTGAGGGGAGAAATATATAAAACCTAGTTGAGCAAATGAGATTACTCCAATCCACCGTAGTGTGAAACGGAGCCATCCCATTTCATACAGCCACAACTCGAAGGAGCTGCTGCAGGCTGCTATCCTTCTGTAAAGCTTGGAGGCTAGCCGGGGGTTCTGGGCCCGGGAGGCTCCAGGTAACTCCGAAGGATCCCGTAAATTTTTCCGGCTTTACGAGAGCTGTTGAAGGCTATTTTTGCATCAACTTTTCATAAACAATAGTTTATTTAGGGATACAGTAGCTGGGGTTGTTCTAACCTTGATTCATTGGATAACACTGCAAGGCTCTGGGCATCAGTGTAAAACCTAGCTCCCCTGTCCAAACTAAATTAAGAAAATATTAATAAGAGCAACAAAATAGTACTGTTAACAAACCTTCTTAGTCTTGATTATGATCATTTTACTTTTTACCGTACTCCATCTGTTTCATATTTTCACATATTAGTTTTGTTGTAGTTCAAAATTAGTGAAGTTTGACTAGGTTTAAAGAAACAACATTcacaataccaaaaatatcattAGATACGTTGTGGAACATTTTTTCATATTCCTGCAAAAAACATAATTTCATACTGTATTTATTGGTActttagatgttgatattttttttctaGAAATTGGCTCTCATAAAGTTCGAATTAATACGAAattaatatactccctccattcctaaatgtacGACGTTTTGATAGTTCAGTTTGAACTACCAAAACATCATATATTtagaaaaggagggagtagtatgaaAAGGAGGGAGTATCATTTATGGCCTCACACCTTCAGCAACGCAAACCCAACATTTTTTTTATTGCCTAACATAGGTATAGCCTATAGCGGCACAACGCTTTGGAAGGAATAGTCACTGGAGCACAGGAAACGATCAAAAGAGCCTACAATTCATGAAGAACTGCGTACATATGCATGTGCTCTGCACATAACACCTGAAACCGAAGCTAATGCACTGCAATCGCGTTGCCCAGCATCACGAGCCGATTATCACCACCTCGCTATTAAATCAGCATTACAGGGTTCCACTCACTGGTTTTCTGCATGCCCACTGAAAACAAAGAGAAAACAAGATGGAAATACATATCACTTCTTGGGGTACTCGGTGTGATCAGGCCCTATGTCGCGCGATCCAGTGTTCACATACGGTCCTCGGAAAGTAGCCTGCGGTGGCAGAGGCTTCGTTGAATCAATAATAGGCCTGTTCTTTGATTTCCTGGGGGTAAGAAATGGATAAAGGTTACAGAAAGAAATGCCAGCCAATGCACACGACATGTCTATCTACGTTTCTCAACCAGTGTTAGAAAGATGAGAAACAAACTCACTTACACAAAGTAGAAGGGAAATGCTAGGCCAGTACCAGCAAAGATCACCAACCCAGTGACAACTAAGGCGTTGCGTGCCTTGGACATGTGATTGTTTTAGAAACTGCCAAGATAAAAACAAGAGAAATTAATTCAGGATAGGTAATGCCACAAAACCTCTGTTTTTCTTTGAACGTGATATAGAAAAGTATTGGCACATTAGGCCGTTAGAAGGTAACTTAGCAACAAGCATCTCACCAGATTTTCCCCATTTCCGTTAAGTaaatgataataaggaaaagcTGATTTTAAATTTCGCTTTTACGCCTTGAATCAAACTTAAACTGAATCCTGCTACCAGACTCTGAAACCCAGAAAGCAACAAGAGAAAGAATTCAAATATTGAACCTGCTACTCTTTCTCTTAATGAAATCAGTAGAGGGCCTGCCTGCCTTTGTCCCAAAAATGGAGTAAACAAACTAGTTGAAAAAAAGTTATGTTATCACCATACAGATCAGTATGGTTACATGCTAGCATCCTAGGATACTCCATAACAGTAGTAACTAATAACAGATCGGCAGAAGGACAGTAGCAAGTATTAGCAAGCAGGGTGCTAAATTGCCAGCTTCATCACTATACATCCAGACCCCAGATCGCATAGATGAATAATTAACAGAGATCGAACCCTGCAAGTCTGCAACGAACTACAAAGACCGCACCGACGTCAACATGAAAGCTTCACCATCGCTCGAAACAAAGTCTTGTAACTGTAAGAAGTAAAGTAACTTGCTTAGTCTGAAGAAACGTTTCTTCAGACACCAGGTTCCTGAACTTCCATAGGGAAGAAAATTGGATCTCAACAATTCTAACtgaactttttttttctttttcaagaaACCCAAAGGAGCACAGGCCCCGAATTTCGTTTTCATGAGTGGAACTGATCACACAACATTCTAACTGAACTATGCAATCTCTGAATCCCACATCTGCAGTGACCTCCTCCAACCGGTGCCTAGAGCAGGggcccggcggcggcgccgttgtGGCGGCCGGCGCTGCAGCAAGCAAAGGCGATCTGTATACGGCGCTTCCCCTCTTTCCCCCACCTGCTGCTGTAGCTCTCTATCCCCTTCCCCCGGCCTAGGAAACCCTAGCTAGCGGTCGGCGGCAGAGGTGTACGTCTCGGGCGAATGAACAGAGAGGAGGGTGGGGAATCGCTGGAGGGAGCTCACCTTGACTGGGCGAAGGTGGAGGCTGCAGGCCGCGCCTCCTTCGAGGTCGATCGATGGCCGCGGCGGCGCCgagacagagagggagagagagcagcgaggcCGAGCGCCGAGCGGGGCGTCGTGGAGACACCGATTCGATTAGAGAGAGTTTTTTTTTtcgggacaattgcatttttacccctagttggttcctacccacggattttgcccttactttttcgagcttgctcagttttgcccttactttttccgtcatgatccctcgaatgccctttgaccatttgaccaaaactttaaaaattcataactaattcatatgaactcagaaaaatgaaaataagatataaaaatgttcagataaacattacctttacgtgcatatcatttgcattcaggacaaaagcaccctttaaactacccgaggtaattaatgttattaacattattaaaagtaaaaaggtataaacaatatttttttcatgaataaaaattacatgcaaatgtaggtgatgttttctgaacgtccagatatcttatttgcatttttctgagttcgtatcatcttgttaagaatgttctaacgactttgaccattatttggaaacttcataacaagttgatacgaactcagaaaaatgcaaataagatatatggatgttcagaaaacatcacctacatttgcatgtaatttttattcatgaaaaaaatattgtttatacctttttatttttaataatgttaataacattaattacctcgggtagtttaaagggtgcttttgtcctgaatgcaaatgatatgcacataaaggtaatgtttatctgaacattttgatatcttatttgcattcttctgagttcatatgaattagttatgaattttcaaagttttggtcaaacggtctaagggcattcgagggacctcgacggaaaaagtaagggcaaaacggagcaagctcgaaaagtaagggcaaaacccgtgggtaggaaccatctaggggtaaaaatgcaattgtccctttttTTTTTGTTAGAGACCCTCAAGGCCTCAAAGAGATCTTATCACtagatattactccctccgttttgaaatatttgaacttcTGGAGTTTGTGGTCAAAACATTTTTAAGTTTGATCATAGTATGAAAATAATACATTATGGTGAGTGTAACGAGGCTAATTTGTTGTTTTAGATATTAGTACTCTTTTAGAGGCTTGGTCAAACTTAAGAAATGTTTAACTTAGGACAAACCCCTAGAACTTTAAAAAAATTGTAACCGAGGAAGTATCATGAAAAACAGTAGATAGTATAATCAAAAGACaaaaagacacaaaacaaccaGCAAAACATAAAGTTAAATTGTATACTTTAAACGGCAAGTAGCTAATGTAAAATTTATCTGATATAGAAAACACATTGGATATCTTCTTCCTTCGGCTTGAAAAATGAATTGAACCAATAGTAAGCTGAAGCGATACCCGCCAGCGCCTCACCGTATCAGGTGTTGAAGACCATAGTAATCATCACAACTAAAAGAGATTTAGTAATCGCTCAAGGTATATTGGTTGGGGCATCACCCCACACAACGAAGGGCTTGCAATCCTTCACCACCAATCCAGAGGGTTGGAGAAACCGAGACATGCTGTATAACAACTCAAGAGAGGAGGTCAAAGTCACCGCATTAATACCCAGCCAAATGTCTCCCTTGATAGACACACTAGCTATCAAGATATAAAGAGATCCAACAAATCTAGCAACACCTACCCTCAATGCCCTTCGTCGGCGTTGGATTGGACGTCGTCGAGGCAGGGAGAGCATGCAGAGACCTTATTCCAACGCGACCATCACCGTCACCGCCTCATCTCCAGGGAAACAACTAAGGGAAACAAGAACTAAGAAAAAAATGAAAGGGACAAGTCCCCAGTTCTCTGACCGCCGATGAACTGCCAGATACAGAGGAAGTGGACCGCATCGTCAGTGTGGATGAGACTTGGTGGCGGCTAGAGTTAGGGCACGTTGGTTGACTCGGAACTCGGTGTAACCAATTGACCATGGTAGTAGCCGATCAAGACAGCGGCGAAGCCAGCCTAAAAAATCTGTGGGTTCATTgttcattttctgaatttttttcttcACAATGAACAGTGACTATACAGTATTTTTAGGCTATTTTGCTGAAAAGCTGTGGGGTCGGCCGACCCCACAGCTAACACGTAGCTCTGCCACTGGATCAAGAGACAACAATTTTAATGCAACGTAACACAAAAATGTTGAAATCAAATAGAGGTATTTTTCACGAAAAGGCCGAAGGCCATATATTAAATAAAATTAACCCTTACAAGAATAATAAATTATAGTCAAGTCCTTGAAAAACAAGCACCCTTACAAACCTCGTTCATCCTCTGCCTCATTGACGTCGCTCCGAGGAAGGACACCAACGTAGCAACAACCAAGGAAGAATTACTCCCATTGTCATCAATGCCTTAACTTCACTGACGACAAAGAACTTGAATACCCTACGAGACATGGACTGGGACACTCAAATCCGGGGTTCGCTCATTGAGTACGGCGGAGGCCATGGGAAACCATTGCGGCGTCAGTGGCTGGAGAGGATGTGGAAGTTCCCTCCTGATCACCTCCTCTCAAGAAATTGACACTCAATTATTTGTCTTCAATGAAAATATATCTTTCCAACTTATAAAATTTTGAGTTCGCAGTGAGTTCACTTCCCCTACTTTACACTTAGTAGTACGTGTGGCCACAACTTTTGCATGTCTGTGTGTACTCATTTGGCCATTCCATCTCTAAATTCATGCATTGAACTATTATGTTTACTCTACATTCATGCATCAAACCACTGCCTGTTTGTTGGTCGTCGAGCCAAAGTTAATCGGTGTCCTCATTTGACAAATTCCTATCCTCGTTTTTTCCGTTATAGCTATGTAGCAACGCATGGGTACTATGCTAGTATCAGAGAAATTGTGCTTTATTTCTTTAATGAATAATAACAATATACAGAGTAAAAAGGCAGTACAGTACAAATCATTATGCTTCCTTATTTAACCGATGCATGTTATACAATACTTATAACACGATATACATGTTTTCCTTTTGATATATAAAATCAAAATGGATCAGAAAACAAAGCCATGACTTGGCAGCTTGGGcactatacatacatatacataaGCCAAGCTTCTTATTCTTGGGTTTGTTCCTTCAGCAGTGTAATCCGGCAGGCAGCAGCGCCTCTCCTCTCTTATTCTTCAGTTATTATTTACTTCAACACGAAAACAGAAAGATCTTCGGTTGCTTCGACAACTTGTAGAACAGAGCCTCGTGTTGAAACCAAGGAGGCATCAACACCGAGGTTCAACAAAGACTGACACGGTTCTTCTGGGCACAGTGAACCTGCCCGTCGCGGCCTCGTACACAGATTTCCCCACCAAAGCATCTGATGAATTCACCTGAAAAAGTCCAGAATAGCCATTGCATATTCAGAAAATTGCTCTCCCAGTTCCACAACTTTTTGGGTTGATGATTAATTGGGTTTTAGGATACTGAAACTCTGGACTATCAGGCTCAGACATGGTCAGCTGTTATAGGGTGTGCAATGTTTCACTCTAAGCATGAAACGCTAGCAAGCAAAACCACAACAAGAAAAGTGTGTCAACTTGCTTCTAAAAAGTTTGTCAGTTGTCAGTTTCCCCAATGTTAAAGTTCAACACTTGCAAAAAGAGAAAAATGTGAAAGGTCTAGCAACGATGTCAGGGTACAGAACCAACAAACCTAAAGTCGAAAACAGCTCAGAACAGTTACCTGCACAGGATGCAATTCAAGCCGCATTGAAGCGAGGGCTGGAATATCCATGGATACTTCGTGCGGACACACATTGAAGACAGTTACAACATAAGAGAAGCTGCACAGAGTGACAGTTAGTTAGTTAGCTACAGCACATAACATTGCGAGCTTCTCTTGCCCCACACTGAGCTACGGACGGACACTACTGCTCTTTTACCGAGTAATAATACAGAGTGGCATGTTTCTCAAGACTACACTATGTTCATCTTGCAAAACATAAATACATCAAGTGTGACTTACTTCGCATCTAACTGAGCCACCTCGGGCTTCTCATCTCGTGCATCTTCAATGCCCATGACAATAACACCTGGGACTGAGGAGGGCCCTGTGTTGTGAAAGCGAACCCTTTGCTGAAATACGACAGGAATACAGTCAGATCTACGGAACAGATCAATTCGATAGATATTACTCACTCCTCTTCCACAATATCTACCGTCTGAGCATTTCCACCCCTCCCCCAATGTGTGCGTGCACGATAGATATTGTGGAACTGAGGTAATACTGAATAAAAAGTCATAGCTTTCTTGCGCGAGTTGCTTGCAGCTACTAGATCATTTGTTGTAGTACAGGGTGGAGCTGTGTCCACATGTTCCAGCAGGATTATCTTTGTCTCTAGTTTCCAGGTGATCATTCATTTTCAACTGTGGGATCAATGTAAACATACATTTGTTTCACACTCTCAGTTATATAGCTCCCACAGCAAATTACATTCATGTCATATAATTTCACCATGAtatcaataaaaaaaattacttttgTTTCACACTCTCAGTTAGATAGCTCCCACAGTAAATTACATTCATGTCATATAATTTCACCATGATatcaataaaaagaaaaaagaaactttGTCTACACTAGCACTTCAGCGGTCTGAAAGGAAGTTCAAACTAATTTGCTGGCAAAGAAATGAAGAATACATGTACCTTAATGTCACTTGCTGTACTAAGACGAAAAAGCGGAGATGAGTATCTGATCTTCAAGATATCAACAAAACTGTCTAGGGAAGCAAGAATGTGTCCTTTTGCAGGTTTGAAAGATGGATTTTCCAATCTTGGTTTCATCCTGCAAAATAGTTTCCATTTGAAATTTTGAACTATCAAATGCATGTTTAGAACTTGAAAGGAAATGCTCATTTAAGTTCTTCACTTTATCAAAAGGACATGGCCAAATACATAATAAAACCATGATGGTAACAAAAGATGTAAAAGTTCAAAAACTTACAGGGGCCAATTATCTTCGTTCTTTTCACTTGGAGGAAGCCCAACACCCCAATTGTTTGTTTCATAGGTAAAATCAAGCCTTagcaaaaagaaaacagaacattACCGCGCAGTTAAAGATGCTACAGAACTACTATTTGTTagggaaatatgcaacttgtattcccatgaggccataggccgatatatatacatgtacaggtgtggaacatatgcaggaaaccccttatacaacgggataaatacaaaggggtacatgacttatattataactctaacaccccccctcaaactcatggtggatgaacaacactgagtttggagagataaaagccatgttgtgctctagtctgggccttcgtcaggaaatctgggccttcgtcaggaaatctgccaactgtaactcggaaggcacatactgaagagcaataacctgatcctgcacagcagcgcgcacatagaaagcatcaacaccaatatgcttggtgagctcatgcttcacaggatcgcgcgcaatgctaatagcatctgtactgtcagataagagcagagtcggtgtagtgacagaaacaccaaaatcctgaagtaaccaccgtaaccaagtcacctctgccgtcaaaagagccatggctcgcaactcagcttCAGCACTCGAAtgggaaactgcaatctgtttcttcgtcttccaggcaatgagagaaccaccaagaaaaacacagtaagcagaaagtgaacggcgatcagaaggatcactagcccacgtagcatccgaataggcctgaagctgtaaagaactggagctaggaaagaatagacggtgagagatcgtgccccgaagatatcggagaacacgaaggagatgactatagtgaaccgatgtgggagcagagacaaactgactcagaatatgaaccggataagagatgtccggacgagtgacagctagatagacaagactgccaacaagatgacgataacgcgtcgggtcaggaagaggatcaccatcagtagcacggaggtgaacattgagctccataggagtctcaacaatgcactcgtcagtaagagcagcacgagcaagaagatcctggatatacttttcctgggatataaaaaaaccatcagaggtagaagagacttcaatcccaagaaagtagcgaagaggtccaagatcagacataagaaactgttcattaagacgggcctttacaaaggcaatatactcggggtcatccccagtgatgaccatgtcatcaacataaagaagaagaagagtccgaccacgaggagaaaggtgaataaacaaggCTGGATCATGATtacttgctgaaaaaccagcagtagtgaccacagaggcaaagcgctcaaaccaggcgcgaggggcttgcttaaggccatagagagagcgacgaagacgacagaccatgccatcaggaacagaatacccagggggtggctgcatgtacacctcctcacgcagctcaccattaagaaaggcattcttaacatcaagctgagatatagaccagtggcgtgcagatgcaacggcaagaagtgtacgaatagtggtcatatgggccacagg
Protein-coding regions in this window:
- the LOC123165668 gene encoding uncharacterized protein, translated to MSKARNALVVTGLVIFAGTGLAFPFYFVKSKNRPIIDSTKPLPPQATFRGPYVNTGSRDIGPDHTEYPKK